ATCATCTGCGAGGAAAACGGTCGATGCGACAAAAGTCCCATGACATCCTTTTTTTTACCCAATTGGGCAAGTAGAGTCGTCCCTCCTCGGCGACGAATTCCAAAACGCCGCAGTGCGTTGTCCGACACACGGGCTCGTTTGTCAGACGAAACAGCATCGGATAGACGATGTTTAGCCTCGCTACGTCGAATGCATCAGcatcaatcaataaatcaatcaaatcGTCAATTGCGGCATACTCAGTTGATCCAGAGCCGAAGGTGGCATGATGACTAGAGCAGAGAATCGGTACGTTGCAtttctgtcttcttttcttactctTTCCTcccttttcgacgtcatgtCGCTCCTGTCCGGGCATCATGGACACGGAAAAGGCGCGATACTGCTGCTTAAACGATCCGCCCATTGGCAGATTGAACATGGGAGATCGTCCAAATACAAACGATCCTTGCATCGCCGAAAAGAAGCTCGAAAATCGTTCACTTTCGATCGATGTTGTCCGGGAAAGTGAAACGACAGTGCGCTAAGGAAAGACAAACGAACCCGAAAGGATGTCTCAGGCGTCGCAGCCGCTACCGAAGCCCATTCGATTCTTATTTGGTGGTCTATCGGGGTACGTTTTTTCGTTCAGTTTACGCGCGACGTCACGTAGACTACATCGCGCTCTCTAAATTTAGAATGGCTGCGACTCTCTTTGTCCAGCCACTGGACTTGGTCAAGAATCGAATGCAGCTAAGCGGTAAGACGTTTGTACGAGAAATCGTAGCGGCGCGGAGACCGCAGATAACACGCGCATTGAGCATGTTGTACGCACGTGACCTAATGTAAGTAAAcatgtaatttcgctttacATTTGCAGGCGAAGGCGGCAAAGTAAAGGAACATCGAACGTCGTTTCACGCTATTGCGAAGATAATGCGAAGCGAAGGGTTCATAGGCGTCTATTCTGGGTAGGACTTTGCATCcaagtttttttttcgaagtcaaattttcttcttcaggtTGTCTGCTGGTCTGTTGAGACAGGCGACTTATACAACGACGAGACTAGGAATATATCAAATGCTTTTTGATAAATTCACTAGGTTGAATATTTTcgttgagagagagagagatggCACTATCTTATAACAGGCTTATTCTATTGTGTGTAGTGCCGATGGAACGCCGCCTTCTTTTATTAAAAAAGCTGCTATTGGTACAACCACGCCAAGTCCGCGCGTCTGTCCCTCGCAGACTAAGTTGCTCTAGGTATTACTGCTGGCGGAATAGGAGCCTTTGTTGGAACGCCGGCTGAGATTTCTCTCATTCGAATGACGGCAGATGGAAGGTCGTTTTTCTTGGcatttgctttcttttatGAATGCTCGGCTCTAGACTTCCCGTCAACGAGAGACGAAATTACAGCAGCGTATTCAATGCTCTCTATAGAATTACCAAAGAGGAGGGCTTAGTGACACTGTGGAGGGTAACGCGAGAAATTAATTGGTATTGGTATTTTGAGACTTGATTTCAGGGCTGTGGCCCAACGGTCTTTCGCGCTATGGTCGTCAATGCCGCTCAGCTGGCATCGTACTCGCAAGCAAAgcagtttcttctttcttttggtAAATAGATGATATTATAAGGAGGTCCCTTGTATAATGCAGTCAGATAAATTAGGAGTTTCACTGTATTGTCTTCTTAGAAGAGCGCTTCCGAGACAATATCTTCTGTCACTTTTGCGCTAGCATGATAAGCGGTCTAGTGACAACGATTGTCTCGATGCCAGTCGATATAGCAAAAACGAGAATTCAGAATATGAAGCACGGCGAATACAGTGGCGTTTTGGTACGAATAAATGCAGAGTCTCGTCTACTAATAACTcgtgtgtgtgtgttttATTATTGCATAGGATGTTTATGCGAAGACAATTCGCAGCGAGGGTCTCTTCAGTCTCTGGAAGGGCTTTACTCCCTACTACGCCCGACTCGGCCCGCACACCGTCTTAACGTTTATATTTCTCGAACAGATGAATCTGTTTTATCGAAAAAGATTCATGTGAGAACGAGAGAACGAACGAATATCCGATGTACTGTACGGGAAACTGTTCCACGTGGCCtcgcagagaaaaaaatggccGACATCTCCCCCGAAGGTACAATAGACCTCACGCgcgctcgttctcgtcttgcATTCGAAGTCGTTTTCAGCTCAAGCGTTGGGCGtggtgaagaagaaaaagaagaaggcgaaggaGCCTTCGACGGACGTCGGGGTGAGTAGAGACGCGCCAATCGCGCGAACTTGCGGCCgagcgcgttttttctcaggaAGAGCAGCAAAGCACCGAATTCCAAGTCCAACCCGAATCGCTGAAACCCAAATTGGAGACGTCCCAGTGGCCTTTGCTCCTCAAGGTGCTCCACCTCCTCGACGCGAACATCGAACTTTTACGATGTTACTGATCGTTTAGAACTATGATTTGCTCAACACTCGTACTTCTCACTATACTCCTCTCGTCTGCGGCTGCTCTCCCTTGCAGAGACCCATTAGGGAGTACATAAGGTAAGGTGTCTCGACTCCTTGATACTTCTGCTGCTAATTgccttttgtttctttaggagCGGATTTATTAATCTCGACAAGCCGGCTAATCCTTCATCTCACGAGGTACGCGATACAgaagatagatagataggaCAAGTAAGTAGACACTCTGAGTCACCTGGATAAACAAGTTAGTGAATAGTTTGGAATTTTCGTTATAAAATTGGCCGCGTGGTTTTTCCTGTCTAAAGAACTTTCGTTTATCTATTCGATCGTTCTCCTCCCTCGGAGACCGTGTCACACCTCTCTTATGCTATGTCACTGCCTATGAGAGATTCTGCTACATCCTTGGTCATTTCTTTCTGCCCCTAGGTTGTGGCTTGGGTTCGTCGTATATTGCGCGTCGAAAAGACCGGCCACAGCGGCACCCTCGATCCCAAAGTCACCGGTTGCTTGATCGTTTGCATCGAACGAGCGACTCGTCTTGTGAAATCGCAGCAGGGAGCCGGCAAGGAGTACGTCGGCGTCGTACGCTTTCACAACCCAATCGAAGACGAGACCAAAGTAGCTAAggtagagagaaagaaatacCGTCGAAGATATATATAGTATTTATTATTGGCTTATTTCTAGATGATGGAAACGTTGACGGGTGCCCTCTTTCAGCGTCCGCCCCTAATATCAGCCGTCAAACGGCAGCTGCGCGTTCGAACCGTCTACGAAAGCAAATTAATAGAATTTGAAAAGGAGCGAAATCTAGGCAAGTCATAAGACGTGATATTAGACCTTAGCGTAGTTTATCTTCGCAAACGTAGCCGTGTTCTGGGTCAGCTGCGAAGCGGGAACGTACATTCGAACGTTGTGCGTGCACATGGGTCTTCTCCTCGGCGTCGGCGCTCACATGCAGGAGCTGAGACGCGTTCGATCGGGAATCCAATCAGAGAAGGCACGCAATCGACgagttattattattattattccCAATCGAAAGAATCTTCGTCTTTAGGACAACATTGTGACAATgcacgacgttctcgacgccCAGCACGTGTTCGATACAACCAAGGAGGGTTAGTTGGTTAATTAAAGCCTAGTCGACCCGTCTcacgtttttctctcgtgTAGAATCTTACCTTAGACGAGTCATTAAGCCGTTAGAGGCTCTGCTGGTCGGTCACAAGCGATTGATGGTGAAGGATAGTACTGTAAGTATCGAGTGCTCGTGCGTACGCGTGAGCGATCCTGGCGGCTTCAGGTGAACGCCATCTGCTACGGGGCCCAGCTGATGATTCCGGGTCTTCTACGCTACGACGACGGCATAGAAGTGAACGCGGAGATTGTGATGATGACAGCGAAGGGAGAAGCAATAGCACTCGGTAAACAGACGTTCGTTGGGCTCGTGGACTTGGTGTTTGACTTTTTGGAGCGTCTAGGCATAGCGCAGATGACCACCGCTGAAATTGCTAGCTGCGATCACGGCATTGTGGCTAAAATCAAACGAGTCATCATGGAAAGAGATACGTATCCTAGGAAATGGGGTCTCGGTCCCAAGGTCTTCTTTTAGCGTAGTTGCGCGTTCTTAGTGATAGGAGCCGTTACTCGTTTTTAGGCTGTTGTCAAGAAGAAGCTCATTGCTGCCGGAAAACTGGACAAGCGCGGGCGACCCACTGATGAGACGCCTGAACTTTGGAGGAAAATGTTTCCTCTGGAGTGCGTGTGACCTCTGGTCTGTGCGCTCGTTTTTGCTATCGTTCTGTTTAGAGGAAAGGTCGAAAAAGCAGCGGacgttgaaaaagaagagggaGAGATGAGTGTCTCTGAGGCTGAGCCTGAGGTGATATTGATTCGAGGACGTGAGCTGAATTGTCTTGATCTGCTCTTTGCAGCGTAAACGTAAACGGGACGAGAGCGAAGACAGCGagataaagaagaagaagaagaaaaagaaacgggagaaggaggaggtcgtctcagaagaagaagaagaagaagaggcagaagcagagagcgagaaaaagaagaagaaaaagaagaagaaaaaacacaagaaggaagacgtttcgtcgcaagaagaagagtctcaggaggaggaggtgagGACTGAAGAAAGGCGGGGCACCGTTTTCTCATTAGAGGTTTTCTTTAGACCGAGGACGCCGaaacaaaatcaaagaaacacaaaaagaagaagaagaaaaagaagaaagaaccgGACACAGAGGAGAGttcagaagaagaatgaCTGGCTCACACACCCCGCTTCTTAGATAATTGATGGAACTTTTAATCAAGCACGCCGCTGATTAGAATAAAGTTATCTAATTGGTCATGTGCAAGATTAAAGTCCAGTATGAACTACGTGAATTTTGTTGTAAATCTCGTAAGAAATCCAAAACGTCATCCTGCATTTCCTAATCAACGTGCATTAGGCTTTGTTAGCAGTCGTCGTGATAGCGTGGGCGTTCGTCTTGCGTACGTGCACCGAAAAACAGCTCAAATAATGCTCATcgaacgaacgatcgcgCGCCGATGGCAGCACGCCGTCGCGCCGCtcttcgcgcgcgcgcaacgCTTCGCCGAGCGCGCGGCCATCGCCGACAAGCACGGCGTTCACACGTACGGCGATCTCGCGCGCGCCAGTCGCCGTCTCGCCGCCCGACTGCCGACATCGGCGTCTcgcgtcgcctttctctgcggaaacgacgcgagTTACGCGCTCGTTCAATGGGCGACGTGGcgacgcgccgccgtcgccgtgccGCTCGCCAAGAGCCATCCGCTCGCCGAATTGGAGTACGTCATCGCCGATTCGCaggcgaacgtcgtcgtttcgtcggaGCCGATCTATCACGATCGCGTGGGGCCCCTTTGCGAGAAATTGGGCGTGGCTCACGTACGAGTGGAAAAGGAATGGATGATGCCGGTGGCGGAaacgaaagaggaggaggaggatggGGGCGTGACTTTTCCTGCTAGTCAAGGAGCTCAGCTTCTCTACACGAGTGGAACGACGGGAAGACCGAAAGGCGTCCTGGCAACGCACGGAAACATTGAGTCAGTATGCATCTGAGctggaaatcgacgacggaattTTTTAAGATTGCTCTTGCAGAGCGTCGGTTAATGCTTTGATTAAAGCGTGGGGTTTTTCTTCGCGAGATCGACAGCTGCACGTGTTGCCTCTGCACCACGTTCACGGCATCGTCAATGGGCTTCTTTGTCCGCTCTGGTGCG
This is a stretch of genomic DNA from Oscarella lobularis chromosome 16, ooOscLobu1.1, whole genome shotgun sequence. It encodes these proteins:
- the LOC136196838 gene encoding mitochondrial 2-oxoglutarate/malate carrier protein-like produces the protein MSQASQPLPKPIRFLFGGLSGMAATLFVQPLDLVKNRMQLSGEGGKVKEHRTSFHAIAKIMRSEGFIGVYSGLSAGLLRQATYTTTRLGIYQMLFDKFTSADGTPPSFIKKAAIGITAGGIGAFVGTPAEISLIRMTADGRLPVNERRNYSSVFNALYRITKEEGLVTLWRGCGPTVFRAMVVNAAQLASYSQAKQFLLSFEERFRDNIFCHFCASMISGLVTTIVSMPVDIAKTRIQNMKHGEYSGVLDVYAKTIRSEGLFSLWKGFTPYYARLGPHTVLTFIFLEQMNLFYRKRFM
- the LOC136196836 gene encoding uncharacterized protein, producing the protein MADISPEAQALGVVKKKKKKAKEPSTDVGEEQQSTEFQVQPESLKPKLETSQWPLLLKNYDLLNTRTSHYTPLVCGCSPLQRPIREYIRSGFINLDKPANPSSHEVVAWVRRILRVEKTGHSGTLDPKVTGCLIVCIERATRLVKSQQGAGKEYVGVVRFHNPIEDETKVAKMMETLTGALFQRPPLISAVKRQLRVRTVYESKLIEFEKERNVAVFWVSCEAGTYIRTLCVHMGLLLGVGAHMQELRRVRSGIQSEKDNIVTMHDVLDAQHVFDTTKEESYLRRVIKPLEALLVGHKRLMVKDSTVNAICYGAQLMIPGLLRYDDGIEVNAEIVMMTAKGEAIALGIAQMTTAEIASCDHGIVAKIKRVIMERDTYPRKWGLGPKAVVKKKLIAAGKLDKRGRPTDETPELWRKMFPLEGKVEKAADVEKEEGEMSVSEAEPERKRKRDESEDSEIKKKKKKKKREKEEVVSEEEEEEEAEAESEKKKKKKKKKKHKKEDVSSQEEESQEEETEDAETKSKKHKKKKKKKKKEPDTEESSEEE